A genomic window from Flavobacterium sp. I3-2 includes:
- a CDS encoding purine-nucleoside phosphorylase, which produces MWEKVQETVKQIQNKIKGKPSIGIVLGSGLGNLVDDMEIEISIPYSEIINFPVSTVQGHKGNLIFGKIGGKQVVAMQGRFHYYEGYDMKQVTFPIRVMKYLGVQTLIVSNASGGVNPNFKVGDIMLIKDHINMFPEHPLRGINDERFGPRFLNMSEPYSFKILDKANQLANDLDIKVQNGIYYGLSGPTFETLAEYKMIYKVGADCVGMSTVPEVIVAKHMNLDCFGVSVISDMGNEESIKDVNHDEVLAAVNATEPKLRKLINELIIDL; this is translated from the coding sequence ATGTGGGAAAAAGTTCAAGAAACAGTTAAGCAAATTCAGAATAAAATAAAAGGTAAACCATCAATTGGAATTGTTTTGGGTTCTGGTTTAGGAAATTTAGTAGATGATATGGAAATTGAAATTTCAATTCCTTATTCAGAAATTATCAATTTTCCAGTTTCAACGGTTCAAGGCCATAAAGGAAATTTAATTTTCGGTAAAATAGGAGGGAAACAGGTTGTTGCCATGCAAGGTCGTTTTCATTATTATGAAGGTTATGATATGAAACAAGTTACTTTTCCGATTCGAGTAATGAAATATTTAGGTGTTCAAACCTTGATTGTTTCTAATGCTTCTGGAGGTGTAAATCCGAATTTTAAGGTTGGAGATATTATGTTGATTAAAGACCATATCAATATGTTTCCGGAACATCCTTTACGCGGAATTAATGACGAACGATTTGGCCCACGTTTTTTAAATATGAGTGAACCGTATAGTTTTAAAATTTTAGATAAAGCGAATCAATTAGCAAATGATTTAGATATAAAAGTTCAAAATGGAATTTATTACGGTTTAAGTGGACCTACTTTTGAAACCTTGGCTGAATATAAAATGATTTATAAAGTCGGCGCAGATTGCGTAGGAATGTCAACCGTGCCTGAAGTAATTGTTGCCAAACACATGAATTTGGATTGTTTTGGTGTTTCTGTTATTTCTGATATGGGAAACGAAGAATCTATTAAGGATGTAAATCACGATGAAGTTTTAGCTGCTGTAAATGCTACTGAACCTAAACTTCGAAAATTGATAAATGAATTAATTATTGATTTGTAA
- a CDS encoding endonuclease, whose product MKKIVTGFTLLFATIIGFAQPQAYYNGIDFDLNGQPLKNALATKITNTHSNQISYNGVWTALKATDVNPTNNNQVMLIYGHQNVTTGKYSRIRAKNDNGGNNGDWNREHVYARSLGTPNLEQTAANSDAHHLRASDVQLNGDRGNKKFAAGSGNSGSVGSNWYPGDEWKGDVARMMMYMYLRYPSQCIPTNVAVGSVSSSFDQMIGLFLQWNAEDPVSDVEIQRNTYLANASNSAGQGNRNPFIDNPYLATKIWGGPIAQDRWGLTLSNDKFDKIEFGIYPNPAYDSKVYIQTTEIVNTILIHSIDGKLIQQINNPQFDNNQFEINNLNSGFYIITLKSDNKSTAKKLIVE is encoded by the coding sequence ATGAAAAAAATCGTTACTGGTTTTACATTATTATTTGCTACAATCATAGGTTTCGCCCAACCTCAAGCTTATTATAATGGTATTGATTTTGACCTAAATGGTCAACCGTTAAAGAATGCCTTAGCAACAAAAATTACGAATACACATTCAAACCAAATTTCATATAATGGGGTTTGGACAGCGTTAAAAGCAACAGATGTAAATCCAACAAACAACAATCAAGTAATGTTGATTTATGGACATCAAAACGTTACAACTGGTAAATATTCTCGTATACGTGCTAAGAATGACAACGGTGGGAATAACGGTGATTGGAACAGAGAACATGTTTATGCACGTTCACTTGGAACACCAAATCTAGAACAAACTGCGGCAAATTCAGACGCTCATCACTTACGCGCTTCTGATGTACAATTAAATGGAGATCGTGGAAACAAAAAGTTTGCTGCAGGTTCAGGTAATTCAGGTTCAGTTGGTTCTAACTGGTATCCTGGAGATGAATGGAAAGGTGATGTTGCTCGTATGATGATGTATATGTATTTGAGATACCCAAGTCAGTGTATACCTACAAATGTAGCAGTCGGATCAGTTTCAAGTTCTTTTGATCAAATGATAGGTTTATTCTTACAATGGAATGCTGAAGATCCAGTTTCTGATGTTGAAATTCAAAGAAACACATACTTAGCAAATGCTTCAAACAGTGCAGGTCAAGGTAATAGGAATCCATTTATTGACAATCCGTATTTAGCAACTAAAATTTGGGGTGGACCAATCGCACAAGATCGTTGGGGATTAACGTTATCTAATGACAAATTTGATAAAATTGAATTTGGAATTTATCCTAATCCTGCGTACGATAGCAAAGTTTATATTCAAACAACTGAAATAGTAAATACAATTTTGATTCACTCAATCGACGGAAAATTAATTCAACAAATTAATAATCCTCAATTTGACAACAATCAATTTGAAATTAATAACTTAAATTCAGGTTTTTATATCATCACACTTAAATCCGACAACAAATCAACAGCTAAAAAGTTGATTGTGGAATAA
- a CDS encoding RsmB/NOP family class I SAM-dependent RNA methyltransferase, which yields MRLHRNLVFTVIDSLMAIFNEGQYADKAVAFALKKDKRWGSSDRKFVAETIYEMVRWKRLYAEVAEVKDNYDRDDIWRMFAVWAVLRGIKLPDWKYFEGTPERKIKGRFDELSKIRRVKESIPDWIDELGEKELGTEVWSQELKAQNQQAKVVLRVNRLKTTKEKLRAQLMDLEIETDFHEQYPDALILRERANVFMTDLFKEGLFEVQDASSQKVAFFLDVKPGMRVVDACAGAGGKTLHIASLMENKGQIIAMDLYESKQRQLKIRAKRNAAFNIEYRIIDTTKVIKKLHDKADRVLIDAPCSGLGVLKRNPDSKWKLQPEFIENIKKTQEEVLANYSKMVKVGGKLVYATCSVLPSENQEQIEKFLKTEFGQNFEFIKDEKVLAKDSGFDGFYMALLERKK from the coding sequence ATGAGATTACACAGAAACTTAGTTTTTACAGTTATCGATTCGCTAATGGCGATTTTTAACGAAGGACAATATGCAGATAAAGCAGTTGCTTTTGCACTAAAAAAGGATAAAAGATGGGGAAGCAGCGATAGAAAATTCGTTGCCGAAACAATATATGAAATGGTTCGTTGGAAAAGACTTTACGCCGAAGTTGCTGAAGTCAAAGACAATTATGACAGAGATGATATTTGGAGAATGTTTGCGGTTTGGGCAGTTTTAAGAGGAATAAAATTACCTGATTGGAAATACTTTGAAGGAACACCAGAACGTAAAATAAAAGGTCGCTTTGACGAATTATCTAAAATCAGACGCGTAAAAGAATCTATTCCGGATTGGATTGATGAGTTAGGTGAAAAAGAATTAGGAACAGAAGTTTGGAGTCAAGAATTAAAAGCACAAAATCAACAAGCAAAAGTTGTTTTACGCGTAAATCGTTTAAAAACAACTAAAGAAAAGTTACGTGCACAATTGATGGATTTAGAAATCGAAACGGATTTCCATGAACAATATCCAGATGCTTTAATTTTACGTGAACGCGCCAATGTTTTCATGACCGATTTATTTAAAGAAGGTTTATTTGAAGTGCAAGATGCTTCGTCACAAAAAGTAGCTTTCTTTTTAGATGTAAAACCTGGAATGCGCGTGGTTGATGCTTGTGCTGGAGCTGGTGGAAAAACACTTCACATTGCATCTTTAATGGAAAACAAAGGTCAAATTATTGCGATGGATTTGTACGAAAGTAAACAACGTCAGCTTAAAATTAGAGCAAAACGTAACGCTGCTTTCAATATTGAATATCGAATTATTGATACTACAAAAGTGATTAAAAAATTACACGATAAAGCAGATCGTGTTTTGATTGATGCACCTTGTAGCGGTTTAGGTGTTTTAAAAAGAAACCCTGATAGCAAATGGAAACTTCAACCTGAGTTTATTGAAAACATCAAAAAAACACAAGAAGAAGTTTTAGCTAATTACTCTAAAATGGTTAAAGTTGGTGGTAAATTAGTTTATGCAACTTGTTCAGTTCTTCCATCAGAAAACCAAGAACAGATTGAAAAATTCTTAAAAACAGAATTTGGACAAAATTTCGAGTTCATAAAAGACGAAAAAGTTTTAGCTAAAGATTCTGGTTTTGATGGATTTTATATGGCTTTATTAGAAAGAAAGAAATAA
- a CDS encoding HAD family hydrolase, which translates to MIKTVIFDMDGVIVDTEPVHKYAYFKHFQELGIDVTEELYATFTGNSTRNVFQKLKDKFQLQEEVENLILRKRSLFNDAFDTKPDLELISGVYDLIVDLHRNDVELILASSASKGTIERVFNRFKLNEFFSHKVSGEDFPKSKPDPTIFIHAASLSKNPKDECIVIEDSTNGVKAAVGAGIYCLGYNSENSKLQNLEGASILVNDFNEIDAHFIKKLK; encoded by the coding sequence ATGATTAAAACGGTAATTTTCGATATGGACGGCGTAATTGTTGATACAGAGCCAGTTCATAAATATGCCTATTTTAAACATTTTCAAGAATTAGGAATTGATGTAACAGAAGAACTTTATGCTACTTTTACAGGGAATTCTACTCGAAATGTTTTTCAAAAATTAAAGGATAAATTTCAATTACAAGAAGAAGTTGAAAATTTAATACTTAGAAAAAGAAGTTTATTTAACGATGCTTTTGATACCAAACCAGATTTGGAATTGATTTCAGGAGTTTATGATTTAATCGTTGATTTACATAGAAATGATGTAGAATTAATTTTGGCATCATCGGCTTCAAAAGGAACTATTGAGCGTGTTTTCAATCGTTTTAAATTAAATGAATTTTTTAGCCATAAAGTGAGTGGAGAAGATTTTCCGAAATCAAAACCAGATCCAACTATTTTTATTCATGCAGCTTCATTATCTAAAAATCCAAAAGACGAATGCATCGTAATTGAAGATAGTACAAATGGTGTAAAAGCTGCTGTTGGTGCTGGAATTTATTGTTTGGGTTATAATAGCGAAAATTCCAAACTTCAAAATTTAGAAGGAGCAAGTATTTTAGTTAATGATTTTAATGAGATTGATGCTCATTTTATAAAAAAACTAAAATAG
- a CDS encoding PKD domain-containing protein has translation MKNKYFLFLLLASFSINAQTTKKVLFLGNSYSQYNNLPSLVAQSATSTNDVLIHDSNLIGGYSLEQHASNQTSLTKINGNQWDYVVLQDQSQKPAFPIGYVNTYVFPYAIQLTNLIKQNYACSVPLFYTTWGKKNGDPQICQNGQCTYEVMDDLLQQRYRTMADTNKGVISPVSQVWRYIRENHPTIELYDSDNSHPSLAGSMAAAYTFYTVIYRKDPTLITFNSSLNATTAATLKNAIKTIVYNNLENFYVDVNDNFANFEFNNTSGTNFQFTNSSTNASNFQWNFGDGTTSNQQNPTHIFTVAGTYNVTLTVTSCGKTYTKAKEITISTLSNDTFAKNQIKLYPNPSTDFLNVSIGNLNKILIFDIQGKQIETKFITNAEETQIDIQNLAKGNYILQISKDNQTENFKFTKK, from the coding sequence ATGAAAAATAAATACTTTTTGTTTTTATTACTTGCATCTTTTTCAATAAATGCACAAACAACTAAAAAAGTTCTTTTTCTAGGAAATAGTTATTCTCAATATAATAATTTACCAAGTTTAGTCGCTCAATCTGCAACGTCAACAAATGATGTTTTGATTCATGATAGCAATTTAATTGGTGGTTATAGTTTAGAACAACACGCTTCAAATCAAACAAGTTTAACAAAAATCAACGGAAATCAATGGGATTATGTGGTTTTGCAAGATCAAAGTCAAAAACCTGCATTTCCGATTGGTTATGTAAATACATACGTTTTTCCTTATGCGATTCAATTGACAAATCTTATTAAACAAAACTATGCTTGTTCGGTTCCTTTGTTTTACACTACGTGGGGTAAAAAAAATGGAGATCCGCAAATTTGTCAAAATGGTCAATGTACTTATGAAGTAATGGATGATTTATTACAACAACGTTATCGAACTATGGCAGATACAAATAAGGGCGTAATTTCTCCTGTTTCTCAAGTTTGGCGATATATAAGAGAAAATCATCCAACAATTGAGTTATATGATTCAGATAATTCGCATCCTTCTTTAGCGGGTTCAATGGCAGCAGCTTATACTTTTTATACTGTTATTTATAGAAAAGATCCTACTTTAATTACTTTTAATTCGAGTTTAAATGCTACAACCGCTGCAACTTTAAAAAATGCTATAAAAACTATTGTTTATAATAATTTAGAGAATTTTTATGTAGATGTAAACGATAATTTTGCAAATTTTGAATTCAATAATACATCTGGAACAAATTTTCAATTTACAAATTCATCAACAAATGCTTCAAACTTTCAGTGGAATTTTGGAGATGGAACAACTTCAAATCAACAAAATCCAACACATATTTTTACTGTTGCAGGAACTTACAATGTAACTTTAACTGTTACATCTTGTGGTAAAACTTATACAAAAGCAAAAGAAATTACAATTTCGACTTTATCTAATGATACGTTTGCTAAAAATCAAATTAAATTATATCCAAACCCAAGTACCGATTTCTTGAATGTATCAATTGGAAACTTAAATAAAATTTTGATTTTTGATATACAAGGAAAACAAATCGAAACGAAGTTTATAACCAATGCAGAAGAAACACAAATTGACATTCAAAATTTAGCAAAAGGAAATTATATTTTACAGATTTCAAAAGATAATCAAACAGAAAATTTTAAATTCACAAAAAAATAA
- a CDS encoding T9SS type A sorting domain-containing protein, with product MKKITTLIFCIFIYFGIFAQTNQQQFLDNIWYLSKIEINNEEFELSSLTSTSYVLTHYITDGNRYFTQTQCNGNSVGYFTLVDDNSINFTSFTFPFDSCTDMDLGAYFTSYVGDIFGFNIGSDFDFTVTSSNGNLQLVIAGANGNKATYYNNATANIKSFNGQLLKVYPNPSTDFLNVSIGNLDKILIFDIQGKQIETKFITNAEETQIDIQHLAKGNYILQISNDNQTESLKFIKN from the coding sequence ATGAAAAAAATTACAACCCTTATTTTTTGCATTTTCATTTATTTTGGAATTTTTGCACAAACGAATCAACAACAATTTTTAGATAATATTTGGTATCTTTCTAAAATTGAAATTAATAACGAAGAATTTGAACTATCAAGTTTAACTTCTACTAGTTATGTACTTACACATTACATAACTGATGGAAACAGATATTTTACTCAAACTCAATGTAATGGAAATTCAGTCGGATATTTTACGCTCGTAGATGATAATTCAATAAATTTCACATCTTTTACTTTTCCTTTTGATTCATGTACCGATATGGATTTAGGAGCGTATTTCACCTCTTATGTTGGAGATATTTTTGGCTTTAACATTGGTAGTGATTTTGATTTTACCGTGACTTCTTCAAACGGTAATTTACAATTGGTTATTGCTGGTGCAAATGGAAACAAAGCAACCTATTATAACAATGCAACTGCAAATATCAAATCGTTTAATGGCCAATTATTAAAAGTTTATCCAAACCCAAGTACCGATTTCTTGAATGTTTCAATTGGAAACTTAGATAAAATTTTGATTTTTGATATACAAGGAAAACAAATCGAAACGAAGTTTATAACCAATGCAGAAGAAACACAAATTGATATTCAACATTTAGCAAAAGGAAATTATATTTTACAGATTTCAAATGATAATCAGACAGAAAGTTTGAAGTTCATCAAAAATTAA
- a CDS encoding T9SS type A sorting domain-containing protein, which produces MKKITFILLYILTNFGVQAQTNQQTLLNNTWFLAKIEVDDEMIFPPFEESTEYSSFQHFQNDGNISFSQGQCMNGAGGSYAFLTENTLHISQFAVTAMMCPNLDLEIFFATLNTDVFWNNMEFDFQYTITSENDLLQLVLTGANGNKAFYYNEATANTKSFNGQLLKIYPNPSTDFLNVSIGNLDKILIFDIQGKRIETKFNTNAQETQIDIQHLAKGNYILQISKDNQTESLKFIKK; this is translated from the coding sequence ATGAAAAAAATTACTTTTATCTTGTTATACATTTTGACAAATTTTGGAGTTCAAGCTCAAACAAATCAACAAACACTTTTAAATAACACTTGGTTTTTAGCTAAAATTGAAGTAGATGATGAAATGATTTTTCCACCATTTGAAGAATCAACAGAATATTCTTCTTTTCAACATTTCCAAAACGACGGAAATATAAGTTTTTCTCAAGGTCAATGTATGAATGGAGCTGGTGGTTCTTATGCGTTTTTAACTGAAAATACATTACATATTTCACAATTTGCAGTCACAGCAATGATGTGTCCAAATCTTGATTTAGAAATCTTTTTCGCAACTTTAAATACGGATGTTTTTTGGAATAATATGGAATTTGATTTTCAATATACTATTACATCCGAAAATGATTTGTTACAATTAGTTTTGACGGGAGCAAACGGAAACAAAGCTTTTTATTACAATGAGGCTACAGCAAATACAAAATCGTTTAATGGCCAATTATTAAAAATTTATCCAAACCCAAGTACCGATTTCTTAAATGTATCAATTGGGAACTTAGATAAAATTTTGATTTTTGATATACAAGGAAAACGAATCGAAACGAAGTTTAATACGAATGCACAAGAAACACAAATTGACATTCAACATTTAGCAAAAGGAAATTATATTTTACAGATTTCAAAAGACAATCAAACAGAAAGTTTGAAGTTTATTAAAAAATAA
- a CDS encoding heavy metal translocating P-type ATPase: MKTRYKINEMTCSGCQAKVTQALQSVTENIEVHLNPAEAIIESKKKIPLEELQHALSHKGPYTIQEIIENSDGTETYSEIAHDAIHSSDKHNETPKNLEHLAGKYYCPMLCEGDKVYDSNVGCPICGMDLVKIGANPSDNEEVNHLKKLFYQSLFVTIPVFVIAMFGMSHDSFIYKIIPFQLGLWLQFMGATAVLYLGKNYLKRAWISFKTWNLNMFSLIGLGAIAAYLFSFYVLLNPHAFHTAAHLPIYFESVAVIFTLMILGQWLEAKAHQKTKSSLEHLLNLIPQKATLLVNGTTTEIDIDKVQVHDELLVKPGEKIPVDGIILSGTTSVNEALLTGEPLPVEKTTNDKVLAGSINTDQSFTMKAERIGQTTTIAQIIEMVNKASLSRAPIQRLADRISGYFVPVVVAIAVLTFIFWTYFSLENSWLFGLQNAIAVLIIACPCALGLATPVSISMGIGKGAQYGILIKKAEALELLQKTNVVITDKTGTLTEGKPSLETIISLTDLSETELVYLTAQLNARSEHPIAKAFKEKALHLDLEIKPSKLVANIAGKGIQGMIDSRKVLLGNEALLNQNNIQVSDEIKNRVTEIQDLGKTVSYVAVNNEIVGLAVIHDAIKPDVAETISYLHSKNIEVIMLTGDHQKTAQAIANQIGIDKVFASQLPEDKLKMIEQIQSDGKIITMIGDGINDAPALAKADVGIAMGSGSDLAQDFSKITLLNNAFSNVEKSIKLSEKVIKNIKQNLFFAFIYNIIGIAVAAGVLYSTTGLLLSPMIAALAMCLSSVSVISNALRLKQLKL, from the coding sequence ATGAAAACGAGATATAAAATCAATGAAATGACTTGTAGCGGTTGTCAAGCTAAAGTTACACAGGCATTGCAATCGGTTACAGAAAATATCGAAGTGCATTTAAATCCTGCGGAAGCAATAATCGAATCTAAAAAGAAAATTCCTTTAGAAGAACTTCAACACGCACTTTCGCACAAAGGTCCGTACACCATTCAAGAAATTATCGAAAATTCCGATGGCACAGAAACGTATTCAGAAATTGCTCATGATGCCATTCACAGCTCAGATAAACACAACGAAACTCCAAAAAACTTAGAACATTTGGCAGGTAAATATTATTGTCCAATGTTGTGTGAAGGTGATAAAGTTTACGACTCAAATGTAGGTTGCCCAATTTGTGGAATGGATTTGGTAAAAATCGGTGCAAATCCGTCTGATAACGAAGAAGTAAATCATCTAAAAAAACTATTTTATCAATCGCTATTTGTAACAATTCCCGTATTTGTTATTGCCATGTTTGGTATGAGTCACGATAGTTTTATCTATAAAATTATTCCTTTTCAATTAGGACTTTGGTTGCAATTTATGGGCGCAACAGCAGTTTTGTATTTAGGTAAAAATTATTTGAAACGCGCTTGGATTTCTTTTAAAACTTGGAATTTAAATATGTTTTCTTTAATTGGATTAGGAGCAATTGCAGCTTATCTATTTTCGTTTTACGTTTTACTAAATCCGCATGCTTTTCACACAGCGGCGCATCTTCCCATTTATTTTGAAAGTGTAGCAGTGATTTTTACCTTAATGATTTTAGGACAATGGTTAGAAGCTAAAGCACATCAAAAAACAAAATCATCTTTAGAGCATTTATTAAATCTAATTCCGCAAAAAGCAACACTTTTAGTAAACGGTACAACAACTGAAATCGATATTGATAAAGTTCAAGTTCACGACGAATTATTAGTAAAACCAGGTGAAAAAATTCCAGTTGATGGCATTATATTATCTGGGACAACTTCAGTAAACGAAGCTTTATTAACTGGCGAACCTTTACCTGTCGAAAAAACAACGAACGATAAAGTTTTAGCTGGTAGCATCAATACCGACCAATCGTTTACCATGAAAGCAGAACGAATCGGACAAACAACAACCATTGCGCAAATTATCGAAATGGTAAATAAAGCAAGTTTATCTCGTGCGCCAATTCAACGATTAGCCGATAGAATTTCGGGATATTTCGTTCCGGTCGTCGTAGCAATTGCTGTGTTGACTTTTATTTTTTGGACTTATTTTTCTTTAGAAAATTCATGGTTATTTGGTTTACAAAATGCCATTGCAGTTTTAATTATCGCTTGTCCGTGTGCCTTGGGATTAGCAACGCCAGTTTCTATTTCGATGGGAATTGGAAAAGGTGCTCAATACGGAATCTTAATAAAAAAAGCAGAAGCTTTAGAATTGTTACAAAAAACAAATGTAGTTATCACCGATAAAACCGGAACCTTAACCGAAGGTAAACCATCATTAGAAACGATAATTTCGTTAACCGATTTATCTGAAACCGAATTGGTTTACTTAACAGCGCAATTAAATGCAAGAAGTGAACATCCGATTGCAAAAGCATTTAAAGAAAAAGCCCTACATTTAGATTTAGAAATTAAACCCTCGAAATTGGTTGCGAATATCGCTGGAAAAGGAATTCAAGGAATGATTGATTCTAGAAAGGTTTTGCTAGGAAACGAAGCGCTTTTAAATCAGAATAATATTCAGGTTTCTGACGAAATTAAAAATCGTGTTACAGAAATTCAAGACCTAGGTAAAACCGTTTCTTATGTAGCTGTAAACAACGAAATTGTAGGTTTAGCGGTTATTCATGATGCGATAAAACCTGATGTTGCAGAAACTATTTCGTATTTACATTCAAAAAATATTGAAGTAATCATGTTAACTGGCGACCATCAAAAAACAGCTCAAGCTATCGCTAATCAAATTGGAATTGATAAGGTGTTTGCTTCTCAACTTCCTGAAGATAAATTAAAAATGATTGAACAAATCCAATCCGACGGAAAAATTATTACCATGATTGGCGATGGTATTAACGATGCTCCTGCTTTAGCAAAAGCAGACGTTGGAATTGCCATGGGAAGTGGCTCTGATTTGGCTCAAGATTTTTCTAAAATTACGTTGTTAAATAATGCTTTTTCTAATGTTGAAAAATCTATTAAGTTGAGTGAAAAAGTTATTAAAAACATCAAGCAAAATCTATTCTTTGCGTTTATCTATAATATTATTGGAATTGCTGTAGCTGCAGGTGTTTTGTATTCAACAACAGGTTTATTACTTTCTCCGATGATTGCTGCATTGGCAATGTGTTTAAGTTCGGTTTCAGTAATTTCGAATGCACTACGATTAAAACAATTAAAATTATAG